A segment of the Carya illinoinensis cultivar Pawnee chromosome 1, C.illinoinensisPawnee_v1, whole genome shotgun sequence genome:
GGCCACTATTTTATCACTTGtagtatatttaattttttatcattttcttttaagtatttttttaacatccttagccattaagaaaaaattttaaaattatataattttaatgttaGTTATTACttgtttaatcattaagtaaaagagaCATGATTTATGCTTTGCattgttttaataaatttggaatGTTATAATTTTAGGGAGTTACAAAAAACTCTCCTCTTGGCCTCTGTGAAGAGCGCAAAGGTGGAGCTTGAGTCTCGGTTGGTGCGAAGGAGATTCTCATAGCTTGCATGCAGGCTGGAGAGTGGCGATGGAAGATTTGAAAGAGCAGTGGAAGAAACTGAGTCTGACGGAGGAGGAAACAGAGGCTATCGATTTGGATTCGGGACAATTGGTGAAGGCTCTCGAGGAAGGGGATCGAAGCTTAGTAGGGAAGCTGATTTCTAAAAGGAGAATCAGTAAGGTTGTAATCCAAGCTACGCTGCAGAAGATTTGGCATACGGAGGGATCCTTTGTGTTCCGTGAGATCGACTCCAACCTATTTGTCATCACATTCGAACATCAGAAGGATAAGGTAAGAGTGATGGAAGGTAAGCCGTGGTTATTTGATAATCATTTACTTGTGCTGAAATTGTTTGATGGATTTATACCGCCTCAATCAATGGAGTTTGGGTTTTAAGAATTGTGGATTCAGTCTTTCAATTTGCCACTGGCTTGTATGACGGCAGAGGTTGGGAATAGGATTGGTTCATCGATTGGTATGGTGAAAGAAGTCGTTGTAGGGGAAAACGGAATTAGTTGGGGAAAATATCTTAGAGTTAAAATTGAGATTGATTTAAAGAAGAAGGTGGCACGGGGAAGGATAGCAATGGTGATGGGAAATAAGATCTGGATTCCAATGAAATATGAGAAACTCCTGAAATTGTGTTTCAAGTGTGGTGTGATATGTCATGGGGTGGAAGGATGTAAGGGATGGATGGAGGGGTCAATGCGTGGAAAGGGAATGGGGATGCAATATGGCTCTTGGCCTAGGGCAACCTATAGTCCGAGACGCCATCTAAATGGTAGACAAGGGAGTAGTGGTGGGGGAAGTAGGTATGGGGATGAAGGGGAGGGTGAGATTGAAAATGACAGTGGTGAAGAAAAAATGAGGGATGGGAGGTTAGATTAGACGGCTGTAGGGGAAAGGGGGAGTCTGAGGGTGATGGAGAGGATGAGAATTGTGTATCTCAAGAGGTGAGAAAGGATGGGATGATGattggagggggggggggggggtgggctAATGGTGTGGAGTTGGATAAGGGGAAAATGGATAGGGTCGAGGTCTTAGTTAATGCTAAGAAGATGTTTGAGGGAAAGGTTGAGAGAAGGGAGGGGGAAGATACCAAGGTTAATGTTGAAAATTAGTGTGAGATAAGTGATCATGTGGAGAGTAACAGCTGTTTGAATGATGCTATGAGGGATGTGCTAGTGAGGGAGACAAGGGGTAGATGGAAGAGAAGGGCTAGAGGTGTAGAGGATCATGATGTTGTTAACCAAAAGAGTGCCTGCAAATGCTCATTTGGTGCTGTTTCAAACATAAAGGGGGATGATGGATTGTATAAGAATTGAAGAAAatcagaggaggaggaggatgggGCTGTTTTCTTAACAATGTCGGTGGCTGAGATTCAGCCCCGCCAATCACCATGAAAATCCTAAAttggaactgtcgggggcttgggaacccccggacAGTTCAGGCTCTTCACCTTTTGGTGAAGAATAAGAGACCCGAGGTAGTGTTCCTAATGGAAACTAAACTTGTAGCCaaaaaatttgaaggaattaaaaaaaggATGGGTTGGGATGGCTGTTTTGTAGTAGAGTCAGTGGGATGTAAGGGTGGTTTGGCACTGTTATGGAGAAAGGAGGTGAGTCTTGAAATTCTAAATTTCTCACAGCACCATATTAGTGCTTATATTGATGGGGAGATCAAGTGGTTAATGACGGGGTTCTATGGCCATCCTGAGATGAGTAGGAGGAGGGAAACATGGAGCTTGATGTCATTGCTCAGACCCTCAGAGCATATGGCATGGTGTTTGATAGGTGCCTTCAATGAGGTGGTTTGTCAAGGGGAAAAGTGGGGAGGGAGGCCTCGGCCTGAAGGGCAGATGGATGATTTCAGACAAGCTCTGGAAGTAAATTCTGTTTTTGATCTTGGATGGAAGGGGTGTAGATTTACATGGAGCAATAGGCATGGAGATAATCCTTTTACCAAGGAAAGGCTTGATAGAGCTGTAGCTAATTGCAGATGGACAGATTTTTTTAGAAATCATGAGGTGGAGGTGTTAACAACTCCACAATCAGATCATAAAGCTCTTCTTTTGAGTATGGAAAAAGGGTGCACGGAAAGAAGGAGGGACAAAAGAATCTTTAGATTCAAAGCTAAATGGGCTATGGAGGAAGAGTGGGGAGAGATTATTAAAGGGGTGTGGTCAAGAAGGCTTGGTGGGCATGGTTGCTTAAGGGGTATCCAGAACAAATTGTATAATTGCAGGAGGGAGCTGGTGGTATGGAGCAGGCAAAAAGGGAAAAGTGAAGAGATCCTTATTAAGGAAAAAGCAGAAAGGCTGAAAGTGGAACAAGATAATAAAGGCCCTCATAATGTTGAGATGGTTAAAAGGTTGCAGAAAGAGTTGAGACTTCTTTTAGAGCAGGAAGATATGAAGTGGAAGCAAAGGGCGAAAAGGAATTGGTACCAGTGGGgggataaaaatacaaaattctttcaCTCTTGTGCTagccaaagaagaaaaaattgggTGAAGGGTATTTTGAATATGGATGGAAGAATGATGACTGAGCAGCAAGAAATTGAGCAGGTTTTTCAAAGCCATTTTCAGCAGCTATTTGAGTCATCGGGGCCAAATTTGGATGATATATATGAATGTTTGAGCAATGTGGTGCCAAGGGTTACAATTGACATGAATGAGGGGCTGGAAAAGGAGTTTACTAGAGGGGAAATTGAGGTAGCATTAAAACAAATGGCTCCTCTGAAGTCTCCTGGACCCGATGGGTATGGTGCTTGTTTCTTCCAAGCATATTGGCACATTGTGAGAGATGAAGTTAGTAAGGCTATACTGGATTTTTTGAACAGTAATGGTGGATTAAATGGCACCATTAACCATACGTATATAGCTCTTATTCCAAAAGTAAAAGACCCATTGAAAGCTAGTGAGTTTAGACACATTAGTCTTTGCAATGTGGTCTACAAGATGGCCTCAAAAGTGATGGCGAACAGGCTGAAGAAGTTGCTTCTAGTTCTGATTTCCAGCAACCAGAGTGCCTTCATTCCTGGGAGGCTTATAACAGATAATGTCATGATCGCTTATGAGGCTCTCTATATGATGAAGACAAGACAAAAAGGAAGGGTGGGGAGTATGGCGCTCAAATTGGATATGGCTAAAGCATACGATAGGATTGAATGGAAGTTTTGGAAGAAATGATGAGGAGATTGGGGTTTGGGGAGAGATGGATAGGGCTTAAGTGTTTGAATTCAGTTTCTTATTCAATCTTGTTGAATTGTCAGGCGGACAGAGTTTTTAAGCCAACTCATGGGattagacaaggggatcctatcTCCCCTTATTTGTTCATTTTGTGTGCTGAAGGGCTTAGTTCCTTAATTAATATGGCTGAAAGGTCAAAGAGAATAAGGGGGGTAGcagtggccagaggtggaacaAGGGTCAGTCACCGGCTTTTTGTAGAtgattgtgtgatttttgggaGAGCTCTTATGGCAGAATGGCAGAGGATTCATAGGCTGTTGGAGATGTACGGGAAGGCCTCAGGACAGATGCTCAATTTACAGAAATCCACTatctttttcagctcaaataCACCTACTGCAGTGAGAAGACAAATTCAAAGGGAAGCAGGGGTCCCTGTGTGTGGGAATTATGAGAAATATCTAGGTCTACCTGCCATGATAGGTAGATCTAGGTATAACACTTTCAGGGAAGTAAAGGAAAGGGTATGTGCAAGGCTGAATAATTGGAAGAACCTGTTTCTATCGCAAGCAGGGAAAGAAATTTTGTTGAAAGCAGTTATCCAGGCTATTCCTACATACTCAATGAGTGTGTTCATGTTGCCTAGAAGAATTTGCAAAGAGATCTCTTCACTCATGgccagattttggtgggggcataaagaaaaagataacaAGATTCAATGGAGAAGTTGGGACAAATTGGGGGACTCAAAAAGGGATGGGGGGTTAGGTTTTAGGGATCTTGAATGTTTCAATCAAGCAATGCTGGAGAATGCTCACCTCCCCTTCTTTGATGGTTGTCGAGATTATgaaggagaaatattttagaggGGTTGACTTGAATGATGCCAAGCTAGGAAATAATCCCTCATACATATGGAGGAGCTTGTGGTCTGCCATTGAGCTTGTCAAAGAGGGGACTTTATGGAGGGTtggaaatggaaggaaaattAGTATATGGCACCATAAATGGCTTCCATGCCCGAGTTCATACAAGGTACAATCTCCTCAAACTTCTTTACCACATGATGCTAAGGTGAGCTTGCTAATTGATGTTGAGAATGGATGTTGGAAGAGAGATTTAATTTCTGAATCTTTCAACAAGATGGATGCAGAACAGATTTGTAAGTTACCAATTAGTAGATTGGGTGTGGGAGATAAGATGGTGTGGGGGCCAGCAAAGAATGGCAGATTTTCTGTCAAATCTGCATATTTTCTCGGGAAGGAAAGAATTAGGAGGAAAAGGGGGGAAGGTTTAGGGAAAGATAAGGTGGAGGAGATGTGGAAGCAAATATGGAACTTAAATGTGCAAGGTGTTGTGAAGTTGTTTTTGTGGAGAGTGGGTCAAGAACTATTACCTACTAAGGAAAATCTGCTTCTAACATGTGTCCTATTTGTGAGAGGAGGGTGGAAACAGCTGTACACATGATATGGGGATGTTCTGCAGCTTCGGATGTATGGGCAATGGATGAAAGTCCTGTCAGGAAATGGTGCAATGCGAAATGGGGATTTGCAGAATTATGGGCCTCTATGTTTTAGAAATTAAGAATAGAGGATGTGGAACTAATGGCTTATACCGTGAGGAGGTTATGGTTGAGAAGGAATTTGTTGGTGTTTGAAAACAAGTTTGATGCTCCCGAAAATGTTCTCAAAGCTGCAAAACTGGCTATGTCAGAATTTAAGGAAGCAAACTTGATTAAGCAAAGATGCTTGGGTGCTAGAGCCGTGAGAAGAGGGGCTGTTAAATGGGTAAAGCCTGAGGTGGGAATGGTTAAGGTTAACTAGGACGCTGCAGTTGATGCCAAAAATGGAAGAGTTGGGTTGGGGGTTATTGTGAGGGATGATCAAGGGGAAATTCTTGCTTGTCTATGCTCGGGTGTTGAGAGTCAAGCGGGGGCCTGTGCTGCAGAAGCCATGGCAGCTAGAAGAGCTGCTCTGTTGAGTATAAAACTGGGGCTGAGCAAAGTGGGCTGAGCAAAGTAATTCTGGAGGGGGATTCACAGGTTGTCCTGAAGGATCTGAGCAGTGGGGAGGAGGTTCTAACAGACTATGGTGTGTTCATAGAAGATGCAAAGGAAATACTTAGAGGGAGGCCGGATTGGTCTACAAGATTTGTGTACAAAGATGCTAACAAAGTAGTACATATACTTGCAAAACTAGCTTTGTCTAGTATAGAAGAAAGAGTGTGGATAGAGGATGGTCCTAGGCAAATTACAAATACGGTGCTTAGTGAGAAATATTGTATTGATTGAACTTTGTTTCTAGTTTATTCAATAAAGATTCATTgttatactaaaaaaaaaaaatcattaagtaaaagaaaatttaaaaaaaaataaaaaaagtggtaaaatAGTGGTAAAATAGTGGTAAAGCTATCATtatttaactaataatatgtcaaAATAAGGCTtccattaaattatataaatcaatgTAAAATACATATGAGCAAAAGTGGTTCCGTACATTTAACACGAATTATTCATCTatgtttcttttctattttttttacgtttcctaatctttttttttttaatatttctcacgtttacagttttatttataaaaacacGTAAATGtcacaatattattagaatattttatcattataaaaagaaaaacacttaTATTAACAATTGTGCAAGACATGACAAAaggataaaaagataaaaaaaaaatagattgaaCGAGGTTTtcgcttttattttctttttaattttttattgagcTATTGATATCATTTTGTCAATAGAGAGATAATTGAAAAGATTTgacaatattataattttataaatctaacGGTAGGTatacaaaatatttgaaatgaataaaaaaaaaattaagaatatttaaataatacataaaaaggGTAGAGAAACtgatatatattgtaaaagtcgtTATAAGCTAAAATTGAAAAGttagttttaattaattttttcttacgAAAATTTAGATATTTAGCCATTGGGAATTTCAAAGGGGGATAGAGTGCTAGATGCCACGTGGCAGATATGTTCGTTAAGGGAGATCAACTGAAGTTGCAAGTTGAGTAACAGAGGTGGCAATTTGGAAACCGGCCGCGAAAACGTAAATTTACTAAATTTGCAATTAAACCCCATGTACATTgctatttatcttaaaaaaaaaaaaaaacatctcgtactcataatatttttattgattacaTCGGAAACCTCCTTGCATAGCGGTTAAACAAATCTGCTAGAAGCTCTAAATCAAATCATGTTAGAGATAGCATAGTTCACTTGTAATTAACTACCAGTAGTAATACAACGTGTGTAAATAaacctactatatatatatattcattcggTAGTCATATGCAATTGTACAGAAATCATGGAGAGGAATACACGAATCTTGAAGTCTTCTTAAAGTAGTTTCTGCTTTCCCTTTCTCtgttttacatggtatcagattatTTCAACAATGGCGTCCTCTTCTTCTGCTCCATCCATTGTTAATCCAAATGATGATTCTTCTACACCgtattttcttcatcatggaAATAATCTTGGTCTTACACTTGGTACTCAAGTTCTCTCGAGTGACAATTATCACACATGAAGTCGATCTGTACGCGGGCCAAGAATAAACTTCCCTTTATCTATGGCTCTTTGGCGTTATCTGAAGATCCCTCTGGTGCTTTCCATGAAGCTTGGTTGCGTTGCAATGACTTGATCCTATCGTGGTTGCTGAATTCCGTATCCAAAGAAATCGATGCTGCTTGTATTTTccttgatatggccaaggatCTGTGGAATGATCTCAAAGATTGATTTTCTCAGCGAAATGCCCCTTGCATTTTTTAATTGTAGAAAGTACTTGGTTCTTTGCAACAAGGTGGTCTTTCTGcgtcttctttttttattcaactcaaaaCCCTATGAGATGAATTGATGGTTTATCATCTTGTTCCTACTTGTGGCTGTGGTCCCAATTGTTGACGTGGGGCTGTTAAAGCCTTTACTGAGTGTCATCATGAATAATATATCATGCATTTCTTGATTGGACTCGATGATTCTTTCTCTACTGTTCGGGATCAGATCCTTCTCATGGATCCTTTACCTCTCACTactcgtgtttttttttttttgcaagctGGAAGACAATGTGCTATCTTGCCTGCTCCTGTACCTAATCATGATGTTGTTGCCTTGGTAACGGCTCAAATAACAACCAATTCTAATGTTTAAGCATAGAAATTGGTTCAATCAAGACCCCgatttactaataaaaaattgaggCTTCTCTGCAGTCATTGTGGTTGTAATGCCCATCATTATGGTGTgactttagaaaatgatttttagaaAGTTAGACGAGAATTACTAaccattttaaaactttttcactTTCCTTCCCAGTATATAAAAGAGTCTAAGGTTCTGCTTggtaagtgagatgaaaattttgagtttaagataaaatattaaaatattatattttaatattattattattttgagatttgaaaaagttaagaaaaatttaaattatttattatattttgtatggggatttgggaaagttctaatgatgagatgagaattttgaatttgagataaaaatttctaTCTACCAAACGGAAcctaagtttaaaattaaaatataatttataacatgagAGAGAGTTTTGCATCAGGAtcattaatgtaaaaataaaagtcCTTTTACAAATAATAAACCTACTTAGGCTTATGTCGCTCTTCCTTTGGACCATGGCTGTCTTGACGTTTCATCCTCATTTTATCAC
Coding sequences within it:
- the LOC122315347 gene encoding uncharacterized protein LOC122315347, producing MAERSKRIRGVAVARGGTRVSHRLFVDDCVIFGRALMAEWQRIHRLLEMYGKASGQMLNLQKSTIFFSSNTPTAVRRQIQREAGVPVCGNYEKYLGLPAMIGRSRYNTFREVKERVCARLNNWKNLFLSQAGKEILLKAVIQAIPTYSMSVFMLPRRICKEISSLMARFWWGHKEKDNKIQWRSWDKLGDSKRDGGLGFRDLECFNQAMLENAHLPFFDGCRDYEGEIF